TCGTCGAAAGCGCCGCATGGATGCCGTCGCCGAAGCCGATGGCCAGTGTGAAATCGCGCGAGTGATTCGCGCAGATCTCGCCCATCATGGCCACGTTGCCGTTCTCCGCCGAACCGAACTCCCAGTCCATGATCATGTTGTGGCGCAGGTCCTGGAAGCCGTCACTGGTGCCCACAAACCCCACGCTGGCGCGGTCGAAGCCGCAGCTCGAGGCCAGCGTCACCGCGGTGTGATCCTTCCAGGCCACCAGCATCTTGTGCCCGGCCACATCCACCACCCCGGCCGAGTTCCCCGCGCCGCCGCCATCGATGTGCGGCGACATCAGGGCGTAGAGCTTGAGCCGTCCCAGGACAGCCGCGTCGCCCTCGAGCTTCACCCGCATCAGCACCACCGGGTAATGCGGATCGTTGATGATTTCCTTGGTGATCTGGTAGCGGCCGCCCCGGTCCCGCGAGATGATCCGCACGCCCAGCGCATCGGGATCGATGTAGGAAAACTCGTGGTCGAGATCGCGCTTGTCCTCATGGAAGAAGGTCTCTCCGTCGGTGACCAGCAGCTCCATGTCGCGGATCTGCGGCCGATCGATGGTCGGGTAATAAATCTCGTTCAGGATGCCGTGCGAAATCGTGTACCAGGCGCGGCTCGAAGCAGCATAGGCCGTGCCCACCGCCGACTTCACCGAGGAGGTCCAGCGCGGTGTCACGCCCGGAGCGCCGAAAGCGGGGCCCTGCTGCGTCAACCAGTTGTACTGCGGAGTAAGTTCGCTCATCTTCTTTCGTGCGCTCCATGGCCGCGAACCCAGGCGGCCTCAGAACCCGCGTCCCATACGCGGGCCGGTTAAAAGGGATGGAAGTGCTGAAGTGCTTCTGACGCTACTCACGCTACAGCGCACACCCCTCGTCGGAGGATGAATTCCCTGAGAATCTCAGCGATTTTTCCCCGGGAGAAGTAGAACGCCCGCCTTTGTAGGATTCCACGGAACGGCGATTCGATCCATTTCGTTTCTTTCGAACACTTCCGCCCAACACCCCAGCCTGAAACAAAACGCGCCACATCGGGACCGGAAAGGCAGGGTATAGGGAATAAGGGTGTGGGGTGCAGGAAAAAGCGGACAAGTAGCCCACCCAGGCCCGAAGTCGGTTTGTGTGGGGAGGCGAAAACCAGGGTGCCCCGTCCAAGCTCCGCTTGGGCGGGAAGCGACGAACCCAGGCACCTCAGGTCTCACCCCTGAGACCTGGGTTCGCAGAACACCGGGTGCCCCATGTCTCGATTCTGAGACATGGGAAAGCACGAACCCCCTTGCGAAACTCTGCGTTCTTTGCGTCCTGGCGCTGAACAGGACTACACCCTATCCCCTACACCCTACATTCAAAGAATCTGCGAATTCGCATCCGGGTCGGGATGGAACTGCACTTCGCCCATCGCACGGGTGATCTCATGGTTCTTCATGAAGTACTCCCAGCAGAAGCCGGTGCGCAGGTTCTCCGCCATGATGATGCTGATCCCCTGGTCAATCCCCAGGACGTCTTCGGCGTACCAGTTGGCCTTGGGGTTGAACGCATCCACGAAGCCATACCGCGTCCACGCCTTGGGGTACTTGTCCTTGATGTTCAGCAGCACATGCGAGCACTCGGCGGGGAGAAACGGCAGCGACCCGGCCGGCGCGCAGGGCACCACCGTGCCGTCCGGCTGGCCCATTGCCGGTGGACCACCCCATACCCGGTAGCCGGTGCGCGAGTCCGAGGCCGAAATGCCCCACAGGTCCTGATCGATCCAGTTAAACTTCTGCCCCAGCACCATGCACCATAATTGGTGCGCCCGCGTCGCCGCGATCGAGTTGGTGAAGTAGTTCGTGTGCAGGTCGCGCACCGCGCGGTAATCGCACCAGGCATGCGCGTACTGGTGGATGAACAGCGGCGCCACACCGCTGATGTACTGGATGCCGCCGAAATTCACCACCGGCCGCTGCAGCGCGTTCCATGTCTCGGCCGGGATGGGGTGCGTCGGCGAGCCGATCGCCATCAGGTACATCGTCATCAGCTCGGAATAGATATCCCAGCGATGCTGCAGGAACCCCTGATCCGGCAACCAGCCCATGGAGAGCGTCGTGCCGCCGTTCAGCATCCACTGCCAGTCCACGCGGCGGTAAAAGGTCGTCGCCAGCGCCTCGATCCGCGTATTCCCCGTAAAATACTGCCGGCACAGCAGCACCCCGCACAGCAGCAGCGCCGTGTCGATCGACGAGAGCTCCGAGCCGAACATCCGCTGCCCGCTCTCCATGTCGATGAAGTGGTAGAGGAATCCATGCTCGTGCGGACACTCTTCCAGCAGAAAGGCGAGCGTCTTCTCGACCCGCGCCTCGCAGAGCGAAGGCGACAGGTAATTCCGCTTGGCGGCGATGCACAGCGCGCTCAGCCCGAAGCCCGTCGCCGCAATACTCGCCACCCGGCTCAGCGAGCGGCCCGCCGCCGGAGCGCGGTCCCGCACCAGCCCGGTATTCGGACTGGCTTCTTCGTAGAAGAAATCGCAGGCTCTTCCTTCGAGATCGTCCAGCAGCGCCTCGGCAGCCTTGGAAATCTGCGTCAGCGGCCGGTTGATGAACATGCCCGGCGTCTGCGGATATTGCTGCGCCGCCTGCTGCTCGGTCTTCGGTTCCTGACCTGGTTTCACCGTCGGCGCCGTGGGCTGGTTCTGAAAGCCTGCCGCCAGCGCGGCCGGTCCGCCCAGCGCGAGCATGCCCGATGCCCCGGCCTTACGCAGGAGCTGTCTTCGAGTTAGTTCTTTATGAGTCAAAGCAGTCGTGTCTTATGAGAGATGCAGCCAGCCCCCCAAACGACTTCCCGCAGCCGCTCATTCCCGCACAACTCCCGTCTCCAGCTTCTCATGGACCCTCTTGTTGAGACGCCACAGGCCTGTGAAGGTTGCGTGGAACCGTTGCCCGCCGGGTGCTCCACCCATGACCCGCAGTTGGGGCCTGGGCGGGTCTCTCGCGAATCTCATTCGCGACCAACGGGAGCGGATGCGCAACGCGCGGCTGCCCGGACGGCCAGTCCTCGCATCCGATATGATCGAGGACGCAGCTATCGCCGGCTCGAGCGAGCCCCGGCGTCCCAGGGATTCTCAACCGCAACATCGCTAACCACGAACTCAACGATTCGTTCCAAGAAATCAAGGAGATATCGCAGTGGCCTACGAACTCGCACCCCTTCCTTACGACTACGCCGCCCTTGAGCCCCACATCGACGAAGCGACCATGAAGCTGCACCACGACAAGCATCATCAGACCTACGTCAACAATCTGAATGCGGCGATCGAGAAGCACCCCGACCTGGCCAAGCACACCCCCGAGGACCTGCTCAAGAACCTCAACAGCATCCCCGAGGACATCCGCACCGTCGTCCGCAACAACGCCGGCGGCGACGTGAACCACACCATGTTCTGGAAGATCATGACCCCGAACGGCGGCGGCGAGCCCACCGGCCCCATCGCCGAGCAGATCGCCAAGGACTTCGGCAGCTTCGAGGCCTTCAAGAAGCTCTTCAACGAGACCACCGCCAAGCAGTTCGGCTCCGGCTGGGGCTTCCTGATCTGGGACGGCGGCAAGCTGGCCATCATCACCACCCCCAACCAGGACAGCCCGCTGCTCCACGGCAAGTTCCCCATCCTCGGCAATGATGTCTGGGAGCACGCCTACTACCTCAAGTACCAGAACAAGCGCCCCGACTACCTCGCAGCCTGGTGGAACGTGGTCAACTGGGCCGAGATCAACAAGCGCTTCGAAACCGCCAAGGCCTAACCGCGAGGGGTAGGGGATAGGGTTTAGGGTGTAGTTTCCTTACCACTGCCCTGTTCCGTACCTCTTCCCAAAGGAAAGCCAGAAAAGCCCCGCATTCCCAACGAATGCGGGGCTTTTCTACGTAAATCTGTCATCCCGACCGAAGTGGAGGGACCTGCGGCCGGGTGCCGGGTGCCCCACCCATGACAGTTTCTCGTCATGGGTGGGGCTCCGAAGAACCCCAAAGTAAGCCACAGACGAAAACACTTTCCCGCAGAAGGCACAGAGAGCACACAGGGTTCCGTGCCCATGCCGGCATCCCGGTTCGCGCCAAGAACGCCAGGCTCCGCCAAGTCCGCGAAGAGATTTCAGGAAAAGAACGGACGGATACCCCAAATCTCGTTCGGTTCGAGATATGGGTTCGCAGGATGCCGGAGTTCGTACTCTCCCACGTCTCAGAAGCGAGACGTGGGGCACCCGTTTCCG
The Silvibacterium dinghuense DNA segment above includes these coding regions:
- a CDS encoding superoxide dismutase — translated: MAYELAPLPYDYAALEPHIDEATMKLHHDKHHQTYVNNLNAAIEKHPDLAKHTPEDLLKNLNSIPEDIRTVVRNNAGGDVNHTMFWKIMTPNGGGEPTGPIAEQIAKDFGSFEAFKKLFNETTAKQFGSGWGFLIWDGGKLAIITTPNQDSPLLHGKFPILGNDVWEHAYYLKYQNKRPDYLAAWWNVVNWAEINKRFETAKA
- a CDS encoding glucoamylase family protein, producing the protein MLALGGPAALAAGFQNQPTAPTVKPGQEPKTEQQAAQQYPQTPGMFINRPLTQISKAAEALLDDLEGRACDFFYEEASPNTGLVRDRAPAAGRSLSRVASIAATGFGLSALCIAAKRNYLSPSLCEARVEKTLAFLLEECPHEHGFLYHFIDMESGQRMFGSELSSIDTALLLCGVLLCRQYFTGNTRIEALATTFYRRVDWQWMLNGGTTLSMGWLPDQGFLQHRWDIYSELMTMYLMAIGSPTHPIPAETWNALQRPVVNFGGIQYISGVAPLFIHQYAHAWCDYRAVRDLHTNYFTNSIAATRAHQLWCMVLGQKFNWIDQDLWGISASDSRTGYRVWGGPPAMGQPDGTVVPCAPAGSLPFLPAECSHVLLNIKDKYPKAWTRYGFVDAFNPKANWYAEDVLGIDQGISIIMAENLRTGFCWEYFMKNHEITRAMGEVQFHPDPDANSQIL